Within Anopheles ziemanni chromosome 2, idAnoZiCoDA_A2_x.2, whole genome shotgun sequence, the genomic segment ATACATCGACAGATTGATCTGTTCCTTCAAGATGAGCATCAAACGGAGTTAGACTTTCCTGCAACTCTTACAAACCTTCATCGCGCCTATATCCATGAATATGTTAAAAACAAACGCTTGAAGTCCAAATCCCACGGAAAAGGTAATGTAACTTGTAGTGATTTTGTCAAAAACTGTGATCAGTTGTGTGGCGGTTTCCATAAACTAAACAAATCTTGCATACTTTTTGTCCACAACCAGGTGATGGACGATATCTGTCCATCTACAAAATGAGCATAGCAGCTGTCACCCATGAGGACACCATCCTGAAATTGGCACCGGAAACAACCGATATTTTATTTGAGCTTCAAAAGGGATACAAGACCGCCGGAACGCTTGAGTCGAGTTCGAGAAAACAGAACACAACGCGGACGAATTCTATATTTTTGACATCGGTTCCCCCGACTGTTCCTCCGTCGTTAAAGGCGCTGTCTGACGTGCTGGACGATCGTAAAAGATTACCGATATCTCAGTTTCATGATATCATTTTAAAGTGCGGCCTGCAAAATCAAGTGTTGATCATATCCGGTAACACTGGGTCAGGAAAAACCACACAAGTGCCCCAGTTTATCATGGAAGACGCGGCCCGAAAACATGCCCCCTGCCGGATTATTTGTACCCAACCGAGACGGATCAGTGCAGTAACCGTCGCCGAACGAGTTTGCGTCGAAAGAAACGAGAAACTGGGCGATACGGTTGGATATCAGATAAGGTTGGAAAGCCGATTGAAACGCACGACCAATTTGGTGTTTTGCACCAATGGTATTTTGCTGCGTTGTCTTATGGGCAAAATCGCAtccaaatttttgaaaaacattacaCACATAATTATTGACGAAGTCCATGAACGGGATCAATATTCAGACTTTCTGCTGATTGCATTGAAAGATAATCTATCCTGCCATCCCCATGTGAAGGTCATTTTAATGTCTGCCACCATAGAGTCCAACACATTTTccaattatttcaacaactGCCCAGTGATTGAAATACCGGGAAGACTTTTCCCGATACAGAGCTTCCATCTGGAAGATATTTTGTTCAATATTGACATTTACAATAACACCGTTAAGGATGTGAAGAGGAAATTGGTGGCAAATTTAGAGCAGCAGCACAGTAGGACGCAAATGCCAGCCATCGCAAACATGGACGATGAAACCATACTGCTAATGAATGACATACTGGAAGTTTGCTGGATCGAAAATAGCCCGGAGGGTTTCCATAGCTTTTTCGCGCTAATTGACGAGGAAATCGGCCCGATCGATTTTCAGCACACGGAAACAAAAATGACTGCCCTCATGATAGCTGCGGCCAAAGGTATGGTGGCCTTAATTTGATAATGGGTAATACCATGTTTAAttaaccgtttttttttctttcatttcaggTCATACGGAAATAGTGAAGAAATTGTTGAATATGGGCGCCAATGCTTTTATGAAAGAGAAGCATAACTACACGGCCTACGACTGGGCTTGCTTTGTGCACGGAAACAGCTCATGTTCGGAATTGCTAAAAAGTGCTCTACATCAATCGGAACCCCCATTCTCGCGTTCATTGACAGCGAACAGCACGAAGGTACTGTTGGATGCGTACCACACATCGGTCGGTGATGAAAAGATCGACCACAATTTGATAGTCGATGTTATTTTGTATATCTGCCGCAACCAACCGGAAGGTGGCATACTGGTATTTCTGCCCGGATATGAAGATATTCAAGAACAGTTCGACTTGCTGATGAGCCGAGTATCGAGCTTGTTCCATTTGAAAGTGTTCATGCTGCACAGTAAAATGCAAACCAGCGATCAACATTCCGTGTTCAAACCCGTCCCGCAAGGTGTGCGAAAAATAATTCTCGCTACCAATATTGCCGAAACGTCCATCACGATGGACGATGTTGTGTATGTGGTGGACAGTGGCAAGGTGAAGCAAAAATACTACGATTCGCTAACATCCACCACATCGCTAGCGGCCACGTGGATATCACAAGCGTGCGCCACGCAAAGGGCAGGCCGTGCCGGACGTACGAAACCGGGCAAATGTTTCCGGCTGTATAGCCGCACGCGGCTAGGAGCGTTCGATCAGTTCACGCTGCCGGAAATTATGCGCGTGCCGCTGAACGAAATATGTTTGCAGGCAGCGCTCATAACGAAGGATGTATCGATACACGAGTTTCTCAATAAGGCTATTCAGGCACCGTCCGCCACAAGCATTAAGCAGAGCATACGATACCTGCAAAAGGTTGGTGCACTGGACGACGAAGAAAGCGTCACCGATCTCGGCTACATCCTGGCCGAGCTGCCGGTCGATGCGAGGCTAGGGAAAATGCTTCTTTACGGCATACTTCTCAAGTGTTACGATCCGGTACTGCTCATAGTGAGCATATTAAGTATTAACGACATTTTCGTGATTCCATCGTTCGCTGGAGACAAGGAAAAGGCGAAGAAAGTACGACGCGAGCTGGCAGAGGAATCGTTCAGTGATTGCTTCTGCTTCCTTCGAGCGTACCAACGTTGGAAGGATTTGCGATCTCCGGGAAGCCAGCGGGACTTGTGTAATCGACTCTTTCTGAGCCACAGCAAGCTTACTATGGTGGATGATCTGCGTAATAAGCTTCACGCACATTTGTGCTCCGTTGGCATTGTGAAACGGTATGGCCCAGGAGGCATGGAGGATATCAACGAGTTCTCCAACAACTGGAGTTTAGTGAAGGGATGCCTGTTGGTGGGCCTGTACCCAAATGTTTGttatttggaaaaatattccaaaaCCATGAAGACACGGTTTgagaagaaaattttcattcatccATCGTCGGTGCTCGGCGAAAAGACAATGAAGCGGGCGAAGGACAAGAAGGACAGCTCCATTTGGTTGCCGAGTGAATGGATTACGTtcgaggaaaaatacaaatctgGCCGAGGTTCCATGATTCGCTGCAACACGGTCGTGTCGTCGCTATTGATAGCCATTTTCGCCGGTCCATTGCATTTGGATGAGTCCGAATGTTTGATAGAGTGTGAGAACACGGACTCGATGAAATGTAAGATTGCCATCGACGATTGGATTAATTTAACGGTGGAGGCCAAGTATGCCAAGGCAGTGCTACATACAAGGCGGTTGGTGCATGAATTATTTCTTAAATTTATAGAAAACCCTCGTACACATCAACTGTCTGCGCGTGATCATGCCATCATCAAATGCTTGGGGCAGATACTTCTGCATGAAGACCGTGCATTAGAGCTGACAAACAGTTTGGAAACGATCGTGGGCGCGAATCGCAGGGGTGGATCCAAAATGCAAGACGTACATTGGAAAGCGGAAGGTTTTAGAAACAATGTTCATTCATATGTTACACGAAAATAATTATCAAATCATATGATACTAGTCCATGCTACTGATACATGGTATTGATAATGAATTGCATTACATTTAAAATCTGTGAAGTATTCTTAATTGGCAATTACATTATGTAAATAAAATCAGTAACAAGCACAAAAGATAAAGTCCAATAACTGTAGATAAAACCTTAAATTGTTTCATATTGCAGCTCACAATGGATCCGAAAATTGGACAGCGTGAATATGTTTGAACAATACTATGAATAAAATTGCAAACGTTGGGTAacatcagaaaaaaaaccttttctgTCTGAAACATTGAAGAATCCATCGGGAGGTTACACGTGGGGGTCGTTATGTACGATAAATTATGATACAAAAATGACTTAAACATTGTATTTTTGGTAAGGAtatgaaaaacgaaatgtcATACATATGAAATGATAGATTATTGAAACATTACAAAACGTGATCAAATCGATCGATGGATGTATAGCTGAAATGGAAAGGTGATTGAGTTGCACTCTTTTCCTTGCACTCGTTTACCTTTTTTCACTCTTTTTGccgtttttatgtttgttttttcgctaAAATAAGAATTCGTTTCTCTTTTCATCAGATGGTTTTGATTCTGATGTGGTTTAGTACCGATACTAGCGAAGAGTTTGGAGGGATTTTTAAATCcttttctaaaatttaattttttaaaaaataatctatGTGTTGTGCCCGACTCGCTACTTAGTTCTTATGCCACCGATTTAGATGATACTAACGTTGCCATTTGCCATCTAGAATAGTGTAATACCGGCTGTAAGTCTAATTGTAGGAAAAGCATTTTGAACGATTTCTACAAAAATCTAAACtacttaaatatttaaatattttattctcatTAATACAGTTAATACACTTACAATAAACTTCTAACAATGAATACAATACAATTTGTGAAAAACCATCACGCTACCGTCAGTCACGTGTCGGTTTTCCGTAACAACGCATAGTACAGAGGGTTTTTGCACGATTTAATGCATCCAAAATATACTCTGAATTGTACATATAAATGATTTCCTGCTAAAGAAGAAcaagagaagaaaatcaaaaacaatattttaacaaattacCAAAACAGGTTTGCGCATGTACTGCATTGCCGTTATCGTCTgttaaaaaatatgcaaatttaaaAGGGATGTAGTACCTACAGACGTCTGTACGGCAAACCGTTGATAGCTGCCCTTGGATTAGTGGACGATATGCCAAGGGGTGAATGCATTTCGGTTGAGTGATTGATGGACTGgccagtttttattttttggattCCGGGAAAATTATTCGGTATATAAGCTGGTTCGTGCTGCTACATTTAGCATCAGAAGTCGAATCGTCTTCCAGAAGTAACTTGAACATGGCATCGAAGAACTACCTCATCAGCTTCGTGCTGGCCCTCATCAGCCTTTGGAACCTCGCTTTGAGTGCTCAGCCAAAACTTGACTACACCAAACCGAGTGCGGAAGTTGGTAAGAAGGGGTTACAAAAAGGGTTAACCAATATGTGGAGGTTTTGAGGATATTTCTTCAATTCTGTATCTCTATCATTTGTAGGTTTGCGTCTTAAGGGTTACGATCCCAAAACCAGCCCTGGATTTCCTCATGAGTTTGGATTTGGACACTATTACCAGGGAGACATTATTCTAAGACCTACACTGTCGCCTAAGGAAGGGGGTCGGCTTGCACTGAATGATCAATTCGTCATCGAAAAATGGTTCGCTGCTACTGTTCCCTATGTCATCCAGGGGAACTTCAGTAAGTACTATTCGCGTATTTGGTGGAA encodes:
- the LOC131283078 gene encoding 3'-5' RNA helicase YTHDC2-like, which translates into the protein MASKSKVIIKIEEDIRIFIHRQIDLFLQDEHQTELDFPATLTNLHRAYIHEYVKNKRLKSKSHGKGDGRYLSIYKMSIAAVTHEDTILKLAPETTDILFELQKGYKTAGTLESSSRKQNTTRTNSIFLTSVPPTVPPSLKALSDVLDDRKRLPISQFHDIILKCGLQNQVLIISGNTGSGKTTQVPQFIMEDAARKHAPCRIICTQPRRISAVTVAERVCVERNEKLGDTVGYQIRLESRLKRTTNLVFCTNGILLRCLMGKIASKFLKNITHIIIDEVHERDQYSDFLLIALKDNLSCHPHVKVILMSATIESNTFSNYFNNCPVIEIPGRLFPIQSFHLEDILFNIDIYNNTVKDVKRKLVANLEQQHSRTQMPAIANMDDETILLMNDILEVCWIENSPEGFHSFFALIDEEIGPIDFQHTETKMTALMIAAAKGHTEIVKKLLNMGANAFMKEKHNYTAYDWACFVHGNSSCSELLKSALHQSEPPFSRSLTANSTKVLLDAYHTSVGDEKIDHNLIVDVILYICRNQPEGGILVFLPGYEDIQEQFDLLMSRVSSLFHLKVFMLHSKMQTSDQHSVFKPVPQGVRKIILATNIAETSITMDDVVYVVDSGKVKQKYYDSLTSTTSLAATWISQACATQRAGRAGRTKPGKCFRLYSRTRLGAFDQFTLPEIMRVPLNEICLQAALITKDVSIHEFLNKAIQAPSATSIKQSIRYLQKVGALDDEESVTDLGYILAELPVDARLGKMLLYGILLKCYDPVLLIVSILSINDIFVIPSFAGDKEKAKKVRRELAEESFSDCFCFLRAYQRWKDLRSPGSQRDLCNRLFLSHSKLTMVDDLRNKLHAHLCSVGIVKRYGPGGMEDINEFSNNWSLVKGCLLVGLYPNVCYLEKYSKTMKTRFEKKIFIHPSSVLGEKTMKRAKDKKDSSIWLPSEWITFEEKYKSGRGSMIRCNTVVSSLLIAIFAGPLHLDESECLIECENTDSMKCKIAIDDWINLTVEAKYAKAVLHTRRLVHELFLKFIENPRTHQLSARDHAIIKCLGQILLHEDRALELTNSLETIVGANRRGGSKMQDVHWKAEGFRNNVHSYVTRK